The Paeniglutamicibacter sulfureus genome includes a region encoding these proteins:
- a CDS encoding pyruvate carboxylase: MFKKILVANRGEIAIRAFRAGYELGAKTVAVYPYEDRNSIHRQKSDEAYRIGEEGHPVRAYLDVEEVIRVAKEAGADAIYPGYGFLSENPDLSRAAAEAGIKFIGPAAEVLELAGNKVAALRAARAAGIPVLESSEPSDDLEYLTAEADKIGFPIFVKAVAGGGGRGMRRVDTRDQLAESLSAAMREAGSAFGDPTVFLEQAVLRPRHIEVQILADEHGNIVHLFERDCSLQRRHQKVIEIAPAPNLDENIRQALYADAVKFAKALNYQNAGTVEFLVDTVGERAGQHVFIEMNPRIQVEHTVTEEITDVDLVQAQMRIAAGETLEDLGIRQEDLQIRGVALQSRITTEDPANGFRPDVGTITVYRSAGGSGVRLDGGTIYTGAEVSPHFDSMLVKLTCRGRDFATAVARARRALAEFRVRGVTTNIPFLMNVLDDPAFLAGEAATDFIDKHPELLAGKKSQDRGTKALAFLADVTVNQPNGARVEGIDPRKKLPAFPGDKSTEPERSPFDGPSDQAPPAGWRQRLLELGPEGFAKALRDSTAVAVTDTTFRDAHQSLLATRVRTRDLLAAAPAYAHVMPQLFSMEVWGGATYDVSLRFLGEDPWERLALLRAELPNIPLQMLLRGRNTVGYTPYPTEVTDAFVKEAAATGIDIFRIFDALNDVSQMAPAIKAVRETGTAVAEVALCYTGNLLDPAEDLYTLDYYLNLAQQIVDAGAHILAIKDMAGLLRPAAAAKLVTALRERFDLPVHLHTHDTAGGQSATLLAAINAGVDAVDVAAASMSGTTSQPSASALIAALENTERDTGISLEAAASLEPYWESVRSMYSPFESGLAAPTGRVYRHEIPGGQLSNLRQQAIALGLGERFEAIEDMYTAANAILGRLVKVTPSSKVVGDLALQLVGMGVDPAEFEKDPKSFDIPDSVIQFLSGELGDPPGGWPEPFRSKALEGRVVRPHVEELSAEDSDALNADSATRRATLNRLLFAGPTRDFAASVENYGDLSVLHTRDYLYGLVKGREHVVSLGKGVRLLVILQSISEPDEKGLRTVTVTLNGQSRQLMVRDESVESTVVAAEKADSANPGHVAAPFAGAVTAQVAVGDRIEVGGTVATIEAMKMEAGITSTVAGTVARLAIAGTAQVQGGDLLVVIDPA; encoded by the coding sequence ATGTTTAAGAAGATCTTGGTAGCCAATCGCGGCGAGATCGCAATTCGCGCCTTCCGCGCCGGCTACGAGCTGGGTGCGAAGACTGTCGCCGTTTACCCCTACGAGGATCGCAACTCGATCCACCGCCAGAAATCCGATGAGGCCTACCGGATTGGCGAAGAGGGCCACCCGGTCCGTGCCTACCTGGACGTTGAAGAGGTGATCCGCGTCGCCAAGGAAGCCGGCGCGGATGCCATTTACCCGGGCTACGGATTCCTTTCCGAGAATCCCGACCTGTCGCGGGCTGCCGCCGAAGCAGGCATCAAGTTCATCGGCCCGGCCGCCGAGGTCCTCGAACTGGCAGGCAACAAGGTTGCAGCGCTGCGCGCGGCACGCGCTGCGGGTATTCCGGTACTTGAGTCCTCGGAACCCAGTGACGACCTTGAGTACCTGACCGCCGAGGCCGACAAGATCGGGTTCCCGATCTTCGTCAAGGCAGTGGCAGGTGGCGGCGGCCGCGGCATGCGCCGCGTCGACACCCGTGACCAGCTGGCCGAATCGCTCTCGGCTGCTATGCGCGAGGCAGGGAGCGCCTTCGGCGACCCGACGGTGTTCCTGGAGCAGGCCGTGCTGCGCCCGCGCCACATCGAGGTCCAGATCCTGGCTGATGAGCACGGCAACATCGTGCACCTCTTTGAGCGTGACTGCTCGCTGCAGCGCCGCCACCAGAAGGTCATCGAAATTGCCCCGGCACCGAACCTGGACGAGAACATCCGCCAGGCGCTGTACGCCGATGCGGTGAAGTTCGCCAAGGCACTGAACTACCAGAACGCCGGAACCGTTGAGTTCCTGGTCGACACCGTGGGCGAGCGCGCCGGGCAGCACGTGTTCATCGAGATGAACCCGCGCATCCAGGTCGAGCACACCGTCACCGAGGAAATCACCGACGTCGACCTGGTGCAGGCGCAGATGCGCATTGCCGCCGGCGAGACCCTCGAGGACCTGGGCATCCGCCAGGAGGACCTGCAAATCCGCGGCGTCGCCCTGCAATCGCGCATCACCACCGAGGACCCGGCCAACGGCTTCCGCCCGGATGTGGGAACCATCACGGTTTACCGCTCTGCCGGCGGCTCGGGCGTGCGCCTGGACGGCGGCACCATCTACACCGGCGCCGAGGTCTCCCCGCACTTCGACTCGATGCTGGTCAAGCTCACCTGCCGCGGCCGCGACTTCGCCACCGCGGTGGCCAGGGCCCGCCGTGCGCTGGCCGAGTTCCGCGTCCGCGGCGTGACCACCAACATCCCGTTCCTGATGAACGTGCTCGACGACCCGGCCTTCCTGGCCGGGGAAGCCGCCACGGACTTCATCGACAAGCACCCGGAACTCTTGGCCGGGAAGAAGTCCCAGGACCGCGGCACCAAGGCACTGGCGTTCCTGGCCGATGTCACCGTCAACCAGCCCAACGGCGCCCGCGTCGAGGGCATCGACCCGCGCAAGAAGCTTCCGGCATTCCCGGGGGACAAGTCCACCGAGCCGGAGCGCAGCCCGTTCGACGGTCCCTCGGACCAGGCACCGCCCGCAGGCTGGCGCCAGCGCCTGCTGGAACTTGGCCCGGAGGGCTTCGCCAAGGCGTTGCGCGACTCGACGGCGGTGGCCGTCACGGACACCACCTTCCGCGACGCCCACCAGTCGTTGCTGGCCACCCGCGTGCGCACCCGTGACCTGCTGGCCGCGGCACCCGCCTACGCGCACGTGATGCCACAGCTCTTCTCCATGGAGGTCTGGGGGGGCGCGACCTACGATGTGTCGCTGCGCTTCCTGGGCGAGGACCCGTGGGAGCGCCTGGCGCTGCTGCGCGCCGAGCTGCCGAACATCCCGCTGCAGATGCTGCTGCGCGGACGCAACACCGTGGGCTACACCCCGTACCCGACCGAGGTCACCGACGCCTTCGTGAAGGAAGCGGCGGCCACCGGCATCGATATCTTCCGCATCTTCGATGCGCTGAACGACGTCTCGCAGATGGCCCCGGCCATCAAGGCGGTCCGGGAGACCGGCACCGCGGTGGCCGAGGTGGCCCTGTGCTACACCGGCAACCTGCTGGATCCGGCCGAAGACCTGTACACGCTGGATTACTACCTGAACCTGGCTCAGCAGATCGTGGACGCCGGGGCGCACATCCTGGCGATCAAGGACATGGCCGGCCTGTTGCGCCCTGCCGCGGCGGCGAAGCTTGTCACCGCCCTGCGCGAGCGCTTCGACCTGCCGGTGCACCTGCACACCCACGACACCGCCGGAGGCCAGTCGGCCACGTTGCTGGCGGCCATCAACGCCGGGGTCGACGCGGTGGACGTCGCCGCTGCATCGATGTCGGGGACCACCTCCCAGCCATCGGCCTCCGCGCTGATCGCGGCGCTGGAGAACACCGAGCGCGACACCGGCATCTCCCTGGAGGCCGCAGCGTCGCTGGAACCCTACTGGGAATCGGTGCGCTCCATGTACTCCCCGTTCGAATCCGGGCTTGCCGCCCCGACCGGCCGCGTTTACCGCCACGAGATCCCCGGGGGCCAGCTCTCCAACCTGCGCCAGCAGGCCATCGCGCTGGGCCTGGGCGAGCGCTTCGAAGCCATCGAGGACATGTACACCGCGGCCAACGCCATCCTGGGCCGCCTGGTCAAGGTGACCCCGTCCTCCAAGGTGGTCGGCGACCTCGCCCTGCAGCTGGTGGGCATGGGCGTGGACCCGGCCGAGTTCGAGAAGGACCCGAAGTCCTTCGACATCCCGGACTCGGTCATCCAGTTCCTCTCCGGGGAACTGGGCGATCCTCCGGGAGGCTGGCCGGAGCCGTTCCGTTCCAAGGCCCTGGAGGGCCGCGTCGTGCGCCCGCACGTCGAGGAGCTTTCGGCCGAGGACTCGGACGCGCTGAACGCAGATTCGGCCACCCGCCGCGCCACGCTGAACCGCCTGCTCTTTGCCGGCCCGACCCGCGACTTTGCCGCGAGCGTGGAGAACTACGGGGACCTGTCGGTCCTGCACACCCGCGACTACCTCTACGGCCTGGTCAAGGGCCGCGAGCACGTGGTGTCCCTGGGCAAGGGCGTGCGCCTGTTGGTCATCCTGCAGTCGATTTCCGAGCCCGACGAGAAGGGCCTGCGCACCGTGACGGTGACGCTCAACGGCCAGTCCCGCCAGCTGATGGTGCGCGACGAATCGGTGGAATCCACGGTGGTTGCCGCGGAGAAGGCCGATTCGGCGAACCCCGGGCATGTTGCGGCTCCGTTCGCCGGCGCCGTCACCGCCCAGGTGGCCGTGGGCGACCGCATCGAGGTCGGCGGCACCGTCGCCACCATCGAGGCCATGAAGATGGAGGCCGGGATCACCTCCACGGTCGCCGGCACCGTGGCCCGCCTTGCGATCGCCGGCACCGCCCAGGTGCAGGGCGGGGACCTGCTGGTGGTCATCGACCCGGCATAG
- a CDS encoding AMP-dependent synthetase/ligase — protein MQELAVPPLVENPPQTNITDLLLRHARSAADPALLSKPGPNGTWIDMPASEFAAEASALAKGFIASGIAPGARIGLMARTRYEWTLVDFAIWFAGCVTVPVYETSSPSQVAWILGDSHAVAAVVEAPRHETVVRQAAHQEGLEKLEHVWQMDGNGLDALREAGKDVDDAVLEERRSAAGLDSLATIIYTSGTTGRPKGCELTHSNFVELSDNAAAELPEVVYPGAATIMFLPLAHVFARYISVLAVAGGVKVAHTADVKNLLPDLQSFQPNFILAVPRVFEKVYNSSMLKAEDAGKGKIFHAGADTAIAFSRAEQEGKVPLGLKLKHKLFDVLLYGKIRAAMGGKVVHAVSGGAPLGERLGHFFHGIGLTVLEGYGLTETTAPITVNTPKNLKIGTVGRPLPGNAVRIAQDGEILAKGFCVMRGYYNRPDLEAETFSDGWFRTGDIGELDADGFLRITGRKKEIIVTASGKNVIPALLEDQIRADALVSQCVVVGDARPFIAALITLDADALPGWLQRHHLPAETTVAQAAELPQVRDAIAALVEKANGAVSRAEAIKEFRIVPTDFTEDSGHLTPSLKIKRAQVLKDYEAVLEDIYAGSKPRA, from the coding sequence GGTGGAGAACCCGCCGCAGACCAACATCACCGACCTGCTCCTGCGCCATGCCCGGTCCGCCGCCGACCCGGCACTGCTGTCCAAGCCGGGCCCGAACGGGACCTGGATCGACATGCCGGCCTCGGAGTTCGCGGCGGAGGCCTCCGCCCTGGCCAAGGGGTTCATCGCCTCCGGCATCGCACCGGGGGCACGCATTGGCCTGATGGCCCGCACCCGCTACGAGTGGACGCTCGTCGACTTCGCCATCTGGTTCGCCGGCTGCGTCACGGTTCCGGTCTACGAGACCTCCTCCCCCAGCCAGGTCGCCTGGATCCTGGGCGATTCCCACGCCGTTGCCGCCGTCGTGGAGGCCCCGCGCCATGAGACCGTCGTGCGCCAGGCCGCCCACCAGGAAGGCCTGGAGAAGCTGGAACATGTGTGGCAGATGGACGGCAACGGGCTCGATGCCCTGCGCGAGGCCGGCAAGGACGTTGACGACGCGGTCTTGGAGGAGCGTCGCTCGGCCGCCGGGCTGGACTCGCTGGCCACCATCATCTACACCTCCGGCACCACCGGGCGGCCCAAGGGCTGCGAGCTGACCCACTCGAACTTCGTCGAGCTCAGCGACAACGCCGCCGCCGAGCTTCCCGAGGTCGTCTACCCGGGCGCCGCAACCATCATGTTCCTGCCGCTGGCCCACGTCTTCGCCCGCTACATCTCGGTGCTCGCCGTAGCCGGCGGGGTCAAGGTGGCCCACACCGCCGACGTGAAGAACCTGCTGCCGGACCTGCAGTCCTTCCAGCCCAACTTCATCCTCGCGGTGCCGCGCGTGTTCGAGAAGGTCTACAACTCCTCGATGCTCAAGGCCGAGGACGCCGGCAAGGGCAAGATCTTCCACGCCGGCGCCGACACCGCCATCGCCTTCTCCCGCGCCGAGCAGGAGGGCAAGGTCCCGCTGGGCCTCAAGCTCAAGCACAAGCTCTTCGACGTGCTGCTGTACGGCAAGATCCGCGCCGCGATGGGCGGGAAGGTCGTGCACGCGGTCTCCGGCGGCGCCCCGCTGGGCGAACGGCTGGGGCACTTCTTCCACGGCATCGGACTCACGGTGCTTGAGGGTTACGGCCTGACCGAGACCACCGCCCCGATCACGGTGAACACCCCCAAGAACTTGAAGATCGGCACCGTGGGGCGCCCGCTGCCCGGCAACGCCGTGCGGATCGCCCAGGACGGCGAGATCCTGGCCAAGGGCTTCTGCGTGATGCGCGGCTACTACAACCGCCCGGACCTCGAGGCGGAGACCTTCTCCGATGGCTGGTTCCGTACCGGGGACATCGGCGAGCTGGACGCCGACGGCTTCCTGCGCATCACCGGACGCAAGAAGGAAATCATCGTCACCGCCAGCGGCAAGAACGTGATCCCGGCACTGCTGGAGGACCAGATCCGTGCCGACGCCCTGGTCTCCCAGTGCGTCGTGGTCGGCGATGCCCGCCCGTTCATCGCCGCGCTCATCACCCTGGACGCGGATGCGCTTCCGGGCTGGCTGCAGCGCCACCACCTTCCGGCCGAGACGACGGTGGCCCAGGCCGCAGAGCTGCCGCAGGTCCGCGACGCGATTGCCGCGCTGGTGGAGAAGGCCAACGGCGCGGTCTCGCGCGCCGAGGCCATCAAGGAGTTCCGCATCGTGCCCACCGACTTCACCGAGGACTCGGGGCACCTGACCCCGTCGCTGAAGATCAAGCGCGCCCAGGTGCTCAAGGACTACGAGGCGGTGCTCGAGGACATCTACGCGGGCTCCAAGCCGCGCGCCTAA
- a CDS encoding mycothione reductase: MTHYDLAIIGSGSGNSLITEHWDGKKVAIIDAGTFGGTCLNVGCIPTKMFVYPAQLAASVAEAKRLGVSMTFEGADWAGLRDRIFGRIDSISESGKNYRAHELENVTLYSEHVSFISRNELNTAGGQSITADNIVIATGSRAVLPEVPGIDLPGVHTSDTVMRLDELPRRMVILGGGYIASEFAAVFSALGSEVIQVNRSGALMRQQDADISAAFTQAATKRWGVELNAAVQGIEKHGDGLLVRLERDGKPLEMAADVVLVATGRTPNTDRLGVADLGFDLRDDGSLVVDEYQRVLASGEPVQGIFGLGDAANIEQLKHVANREARVVAHNLENPDAMRPMDRRAVPAAVFSNPQIASVGATEAQARAEHGDEAVLSVIQPYGSTAYGWAMEDEEGIVKLLACKDTGLLLGAHIMGHEASLLIQPLIQAMVSGMSVNTMAREPFWIHPALSEVVENALLGLGVPVGDSDPL; the protein is encoded by the coding sequence ATGACACATTACGACCTGGCAATCATCGGATCCGGATCCGGCAACTCGTTGATCACCGAGCACTGGGACGGCAAGAAGGTGGCGATCATCGATGCCGGCACCTTCGGCGGCACCTGCCTGAACGTCGGCTGCATCCCCACCAAGATGTTCGTCTACCCGGCACAGCTGGCGGCTTCCGTCGCCGAGGCCAAGCGCCTGGGCGTGTCAATGACGTTCGAGGGGGCCGACTGGGCCGGCCTGCGGGACCGGATCTTCGGACGCATCGACTCCATTTCCGAATCCGGCAAGAATTACCGGGCCCACGAGCTGGAGAACGTCACGCTCTACTCCGAGCACGTTTCCTTCATCTCGCGCAACGAGTTGAACACGGCCGGCGGTCAGAGCATCACTGCGGACAACATCGTCATCGCCACCGGATCGCGCGCGGTCCTGCCCGAGGTCCCCGGCATCGACCTGCCCGGCGTGCACACCTCAGACACCGTCATGCGCCTGGACGAGCTGCCTCGGCGCATGGTGATCCTGGGCGGCGGCTACATTGCCAGCGAATTCGCAGCGGTCTTCTCCGCGTTGGGCAGCGAGGTCATCCAGGTGAATCGCTCCGGCGCCCTGATGCGCCAACAGGACGCCGACATTTCAGCTGCCTTCACCCAGGCCGCCACCAAGCGCTGGGGTGTGGAGCTCAATGCGGCGGTGCAGGGCATCGAGAAGCACGGGGACGGGCTGCTGGTCCGCCTCGAGCGTGACGGGAAGCCGCTGGAGATGGCAGCCGACGTGGTGCTGGTGGCCACCGGCCGGACGCCGAACACCGACCGGCTCGGCGTGGCCGACCTCGGGTTCGACCTGCGGGATGACGGCTCACTGGTCGTTGACGAATACCAGCGCGTGCTGGCCTCCGGAGAGCCCGTGCAGGGCATCTTCGGACTGGGCGACGCGGCGAATATCGAGCAGCTCAAGCACGTGGCAAACCGCGAGGCGCGCGTGGTGGCCCACAACCTGGAGAACCCCGACGCCATGCGCCCCATGGACCGCCGGGCAGTGCCAGCGGCGGTGTTCAGCAACCCGCAGATCGCCTCCGTCGGTGCCACCGAGGCCCAGGCCCGGGCCGAGCACGGGGACGAGGCCGTGCTCTCGGTCATCCAGCCCTACGGCTCCACCGCCTACGGCTGGGCCATGGAGGACGAAGAGGGCATCGTAAAGCTGCTGGCCTGCAAGGACACCGGACTCCTGCTGGGAGCTCACATCATGGGCCATGAGGCCTCGCTGCTGATCCAGCCGCTCATCCAGGCGATGGTCAGTGGCATGTCGGTCAACACCATGGCACGCGAGCCGTTCTGGATCCACCCGGCGCTGAGCGAGGTCGTGGAAAACGCCCTGCTGGGCCTCGGCGTGCCGGTCGGCGATTCCGACCCGTTGTAG